In Solidesulfovibrio carbinoliphilus subsp. oakridgensis, the sequence AGGGGCAGGCCGGCCGGCGCTGGAGCGGCCGTCCGGCCGTGAGTCCTTCCTCTGACGGAGGCGGGGCCGGTCTGGCGCAGGGGGGGCCATTTGGCCCCGGTTCACGGGAGGGCGGCCGGAAGAAACCCTTCGTCCAGCAGGTAGGCGGCCGCCGCCGGCAGGTCCCGGGCCAGGACGTGGGGCCAGCCGGGCCGTCGGTCGGCGAGGACGAGCAGGGGGGCCTCAAGCCCCGGCAGGCCGCAGGCGGCGGCTTGCTCGGTTCCGTGGCCGGTGGCGACCAGGATGGTCAGCGGCGAGCCGAGGGCCAGGCCGAAATGGATGTCCGAGGCCTTGTCGCCGATGACTGCCGTTTCCGCCGGCACGAGGCCGTACCGGCCGGCCAGGGCCGCGAAGAGGCCGATGGCGGGTTTGCGGCAGGGACAACCGTCGTCCGGGCCGTGGGGGCAAAAGGCCGTGTCTGCAAGGACCGCGCCATGTGGTTCGAGCAGGGCCAGCAGCCGGGCCTGGACGGCCTCGAAATCCGATTGTTTGAAATAGCCCCGGCCGAGGCCGGACTGGTTGGTGACGCAAAAAAGCCGGGCCCCGGCCCGGGTCAGGCGGCCAAGGGCCTCGCCCGCGCCCGGAACCAGGACCACGCCGTCCGGGTTGGAAAGATAGTGCCGGTCTTCGATGATGGTGCCGTCGCGGTCCAGGAGCACGTTGCGGATGGTCGGGGCCATGGGCTTGTCAGGTCCGGTCTGGCGGGGACGGCAGGGTGTCCGGCACAAGGACGCCGCCGGCCAGGACCCGGCCGGCCGCGTCGTAGACCGTCGCCACCTGGCCGGGGGTGGGTCGGGCCACGGGGGCGTCAAAAGTGAGGGCCAGGCCGCCGTCCGGGCCGAGGACCGCCCGGGCCGGGCGCGGGCGCATGCGGTAGCAGGTCTGGGCCAGGACGGTGGCGGTGGCCGGCCAGCCGGCCGGATCGGCCAGGAGGTTGGCCGGGCCGGTGCGGCAGGCGGTGGCGTCGAGATCGGCCCGGACGCCGACCACAAGCGTATTGGCGGCCGTGTCCTTGCCAAGGACGTAGAGGGGGTCGGCGTAGGCGATGCCAAGGCCCTTGCGCTGGCCGATGGTGTGCCGCCACAGGCCCTGGTGGGTGCCGAGTCGGGTGCCGTCCGTCAGGACGATGGGCCCGGGTCCGGTCAGGGCCGCGCCGCTTGCTTCGAGAAAGGCCCGGTAGTCGTCGCCGGGCACGAAGCAGACCTCGCGCGATTCCTTGGGGAGCGGGGGGGCCAGGCCAAGGGCGGCCAGGGC encodes:
- a CDS encoding D-glycero-alpha-D-manno-heptose-1,7-bisphosphate 7-phosphatase translates to MAPTIRNVLLDRDGTIIEDRHYLSNPDGVVLVPGAGEALGRLTRAGARLFCVTNQSGLGRGYFKQSDFEAVQARLLALLEPHGAVLADTAFCPHGPDDGCPCRKPAIGLFAALAGRYGLVPAETAVIGDKASDIHFGLALGSPLTILVATGHGTEQAAACGLPGLEAPLLVLADRRPGWPHVLARDLPAAAAYLLDEGFLPAALP
- a CDS encoding tRNA-specific 2-thiouridylase, whose product is MRLAVAVSGGADSLLSLGLLRAEGHDVVAVHAHFLPPDMKGQELARAIETQCGRLGVPFAAVDLSREFGRQVVAPFIAAYAAGQTPNPCAACNRDMKFGLLMEAARELGADKLATGHFARLQETDRGPALFRGADDSRDQSYFLSLVPRDALARAVFPLARRRKADHPAALAALGLAPPLPKESREVCFVPGDDYRAFLEASGAALTGPGPIVLTDGTRLGTHQGLWRHTIGQRKGLGIAYADPLYVLGKDTAANTLVVGVRADLDATACRTGPANLLADPAGWPATATVLAQTCYRMRPRPARAVLGPDGGLALTFDAPVARPTPGQVATVYDAAGRVLAGGVLVPDTLPSPPDRT